The Halopseudomonas sabulinigri genome window below encodes:
- a CDS encoding chemotaxis protein CheV, with protein sequence MAGVMDSVNQRTQLVGQNRLELLLFRLAGNQLYGINVFKVKEVLQCPRLTTMPKLHPVVRGVAHIRGGTLPILDLNRATGGPGLDNLDTAFVIITEYNYKVQGFLVRSVERIVNMNWSEIHPPPKGTGRDHYLTAVTRVDNQMVEIIDVEKVLAEVVPTNEKISEGVINQETNAEAVSRRVLIVDDSSIARKQVSRCLQEVGVEIITLNDGRQALDWLKLQAEQGEDVSKTLLMMVSDIEMPEMDGYTLTAEIRNDPRLKDLHVMLHTSLSGVFNQAMVKKVGADDFLAKFKPDDLAQRVIDRLHAVRDQAE encoded by the coding sequence ATGGCTGGTGTAATGGATTCAGTCAATCAGCGGACACAGCTGGTTGGTCAGAATCGGTTGGAGCTGCTGCTGTTCAGGCTGGCAGGCAATCAGCTATACGGGATCAACGTGTTCAAGGTGAAAGAGGTGCTGCAGTGCCCTCGCCTGACCACGATGCCGAAGCTGCATCCTGTGGTTCGCGGTGTGGCGCACATTCGTGGTGGCACTCTGCCGATTCTTGATCTCAATCGCGCAACGGGCGGGCCAGGGCTGGATAATCTGGATACCGCTTTCGTTATCATCACTGAGTACAACTACAAGGTTCAGGGTTTTCTGGTTCGCTCGGTTGAGCGCATCGTCAACATGAACTGGTCCGAGATTCATCCGCCGCCAAAGGGTACCGGTCGCGATCACTACCTCACCGCGGTGACGCGGGTCGACAATCAGATGGTGGAGATTATCGACGTCGAGAAGGTGCTGGCCGAGGTCGTGCCGACCAATGAGAAGATTTCCGAGGGCGTCATCAACCAGGAAACCAACGCCGAGGCGGTGTCTCGCCGGGTACTGATCGTTGATGACTCGTCGATTGCGCGCAAGCAGGTGTCGCGCTGTCTGCAGGAAGTGGGGGTCGAGATCATTACCCTCAATGATGGCAGGCAGGCGCTGGACTGGCTCAAGTTGCAAGCTGAACAGGGTGAAGATGTCAGCAAGACCTTGCTGATGATGGTCTCGGACATTGAAATGCCCGAAATGGATGGCTATACGCTGACCGCAGAGATACGCAACGATCCACGGCTGAAAGATCTGCACGTGATGCTGCATACCTCGCTCTCGGGTGTATTCAACCAGGCGATGGTCAAGAAAGTGGGTGCTGACGACTTTCTTGCCAAGTTCAAGCCCGATGACCTGGCGCAGCGGGTTATTGATCGTCTGCACGCCGTGCGCGATCAGGCCGAGTAG
- a CDS encoding CheR family methyltransferase, giving the protein MTLANQDFQVFREFLEKACGIVLGDNKQYLVSSRLNRLLEQEKIGSLGELVKRIQAQPRGGLRESVIDAMTTNETLWFRDVYPFEVLKKKLIPEFIKNNPGQRLRIWSAACSSGQEPYSLSMSIDEYERSNLGQLRGGAQIVATDLSGGILNAAKSAEYDSLSVARGLSQDRLARYFDQLAPGRWAVKPPLRNRVEFRAMNLLDSYSMLGKFDIVFCRNVLIYFSADVKKDILRRIHGTLKPGGYLMLGASEALNGLPELYQMVQCNPGIVYQAR; this is encoded by the coding sequence GTGACTTTGGCAAATCAGGACTTTCAGGTATTTCGCGAGTTTTTGGAAAAAGCCTGCGGCATTGTACTGGGTGACAACAAACAGTATCTGGTGTCCAGCCGATTGAACCGTCTGCTTGAGCAGGAGAAGATCGGCAGCCTGGGCGAACTGGTCAAACGTATCCAGGCGCAGCCGCGCGGTGGTTTGCGTGAGTCGGTGATCGACGCGATGACCACTAACGAGACCCTCTGGTTTCGCGATGTTTATCCGTTCGAAGTGCTGAAGAAGAAACTGATTCCGGAGTTCATCAAGAACAATCCAGGCCAGCGTCTGCGTATCTGGTCAGCGGCTTGCTCGTCGGGTCAGGAGCCGTATTCGCTGAGCATGTCGATTGACGAGTATGAGCGCAGCAACCTTGGCCAGTTGCGTGGCGGGGCGCAAATTGTGGCCACGGATCTGTCGGGTGGCATTTTGAACGCCGCCAAGAGTGCCGAATACGACAGTCTGTCGGTGGCCCGCGGCCTGTCACAGGATCGTCTGGCGCGTTACTTTGATCAGTTGGCGCCAGGTCGCTGGGCGGTGAAGCCGCCACTGCGTAACCGGGTCGAGTTCCGCGCGATGAATCTGCTCGACAGCTATTCGATGCTGGGCAAGTTCGACATCGTGTTCTGCCGGAATGTGCTGATTTACTTCTCTGCTGACGTCAAGAAGGACATCCTGCGGCGTATTCATGGCACCCTCAAGCCGGGCGGCTATCTGATGCTGGGCGCCTCCGAGGCTCTGAACGGCTTGCCGGAACTCTATCAGATGGTGCAGTGCAATCCGGGTATCGTGTACCAGGCTCGCTGA
- the flgB gene encoding flagellar basal body rod protein FlgB — MSLSFENALGLHEQALKFRSQRAEVLANNLANAETPNYKARDLDFSAVLAAQQTGGSQAVAVAQTDDGHIAAESLIDQVAGLRFRNPLQPSLDGNTVDPEAEKAAYAENAIDFQASFTFLNSKFKGLMTALRGE; from the coding sequence ATGAGTTTGAGTTTCGAAAACGCACTTGGATTGCACGAGCAAGCGCTCAAGTTCCGCTCTCAGCGGGCTGAGGTGCTGGCCAACAATCTCGCCAATGCGGAAACCCCCAACTACAAAGCGCGGGATCTGGACTTCAGCGCGGTGCTGGCTGCCCAGCAGACCGGCGGTAGCCAGGCGGTCGCTGTCGCGCAGACCGATGATGGCCACATTGCTGCCGAGAGCCTGATTGATCAGGTGGCTGGCCTGCGCTTTCGTAACCCACTGCAGCCCTCGCTTGACGGCAATACCGTAGACCCTGAGGCCGAGAAGGCCGCCTACGCGGAAAATGCCATCGACTTTCAGGCCAGTTTCACCTTCCTCAATAGCAAATTCAAAGGGCTGATGACGGCCTTGCGGGGAGAGTAA
- the flgC gene encoding flagellar basal body rod protein FlgC yields MSLDKVFDIAGSGMSAQSLRLNTVASNIANAETVSSSIDQTYRARNPVFATIFSAQQGNGASLFSDEQQAGEGVQVLGVVESDAELEPRYEPDHPMANEEGYVFYPNVNVVEEMANMMSASRSYQTNVEVMNTAKTMLQRVLTLGQ; encoded by the coding sequence ATGTCACTCGATAAGGTTTTCGACATCGCCGGTTCCGGCATGAGCGCACAGTCGCTGCGCCTGAATACGGTCGCCAGCAATATTGCCAACGCCGAGACGGTCTCCAGCAGCATTGATCAGACCTACCGCGCACGCAATCCGGTTTTTGCCACCATTTTCAGTGCACAGCAGGGCAATGGAGCTTCACTGTTCAGCGATGAGCAGCAGGCGGGCGAGGGTGTGCAGGTGCTGGGCGTGGTGGAATCAGATGCCGAGCTCGAGCCGCGCTATGAGCCGGATCACCCGATGGCGAACGAAGAAGGTTATGTGTTTTATCCCAACGTCAACGTGGTGGAAGAAATGGCCAACATGATGTCTGCGTCGCGTTCTTATCAGACCAACGTGGAAGTCATGAATACCGCCAAGACCATGTTGCAACGCGTCCTTACCCTGGGCCAGTGA
- the flgD gene encoding flagellar hook assembly protein FlgD, translated as MSVSNNVAVGNSVLDQYQLDSERQPKNDELGKDQFLELLVAQMNNQDPLSPQENGEFIAQLAQFSTVEGIENMNTSMEALLSGYQSSQALQASSMVGRTVIVPSDQAMVDTANGLEGQFALPKNSGAVTVKVLDSSGSLVDTINMGSLEAGMHDFTWDGQDSSGNILPPGAYTFEATAAIDGTSKQLATLLPANVDSVSLGAGDNGELLLNVAGLGSISLSNVYAIK; from the coding sequence ATGAGTGTCAGCAATAATGTGGCAGTGGGCAACAGCGTACTGGACCAGTATCAGCTCGATTCCGAGCGTCAGCCCAAGAATGATGAGCTGGGCAAGGATCAGTTTCTGGAGCTGCTGGTCGCGCAAATGAATAACCAGGACCCGCTGTCGCCGCAGGAGAATGGCGAGTTCATCGCCCAGTTGGCACAGTTCAGCACCGTTGAGGGCATCGAAAACATGAACACCTCGATGGAGGCATTGCTCAGCGGCTATCAGTCTTCTCAGGCGCTGCAGGCGTCCTCCATGGTGGGTCGCACGGTCATAGTGCCGTCCGATCAGGCGATGGTGGATACCGCCAACGGTCTGGAGGGTCAGTTTGCGTTGCCCAAAAATAGCGGTGCAGTCACCGTGAAGGTGCTCGATAGCTCCGGCAGCCTGGTCGACACCATCAACATGGGCAGCTTGGAAGCCGGCATGCACGACTTTACCTGGGATGGGCAGGACTCCAGCGGCAATATCTTGCCGCCCGGCGCCTACACCTTTGAAGCGACCGCCGCCATTGATGGCACCAGCAAGCAACTGGCAACCCTGTTGCCGGCCAATGTGGACAGCGTTTCGCTGGGTGCTGGTGACAACGGCGAGCTGCTGCTCAACGTGGCTGGGCTGGGCAGTATCAGCCTGTCCAACGTATATGCAATCAAATAA